Proteins co-encoded in one Arthrobacter globiformis genomic window:
- a CDS encoding amylo-alpha-1,6-glucosidase, with the protein MAAGWNADTAAGPVGSGTVTLVEGSSFCISSANGDIHPEHPHGVFHEDTRILSRWNLSVNGLPLEALTAETKEPYRALFIGRVPRSDGYADSPLIVERLREVGAGIHEEITIRNYSSQGTECIVSLSVESDFADLFEVKEARVQRRWEESRRPEGDSLVIRAGWQDLVKSVVVNAAGAEVTADALTFRTVVPPRGAWSSRVSVAPAANGRGVPPSSLVRPAAGDLSPSDRRRQEWVAKIPKLHMGNRSIERTLRRSYDDLGALRIEDPDHPERIVVAAGAPWFMTLFGRDSLWASEMALPVDPSLALGTLQTLADRQGRVVDPMSEEEPGKILHEVRLGVSSGLALGGKSAYYGSVDATPQFVMALGSVSRWGFARDTIAALLPHADRALDWVRSYGDKDGDGFVEYERLNDQGLINQGWKDSWDGINFADGTLAEPPIALCEVQALVYSAYLSRAWIAYDAGDAPLAARLTEEAAQLKKKFNEEFWLPDRGYFAVALDRDKRPVDACASNMGQCLWHGIIDEDKVPQVAERLMSPQMFSGWGVRTLGTDMGAYNPASYHNGSVWPHDNAIIAAGLLRYGFVEEAQRIATALLEAADYTDGRLPELFCGFSRDQVTEPVPYPTACSPQAWAATTPIMLMTSLMRYDAHVSRGGMWMDPVLPASYGDLHITNAPMGGGRITIDITGSEPSVQGLAEGLTFHREHRPWLTELMAEAGLEK; encoded by the coding sequence ATGGCTGCTGGCTGGAACGCTGATACGGCCGCCGGTCCTGTGGGGTCGGGCACGGTCACCCTGGTGGAAGGTTCGTCCTTCTGTATCTCCTCGGCGAACGGGGACATCCATCCTGAGCACCCGCACGGGGTTTTCCATGAGGACACCCGCATCCTGTCCCGCTGGAACCTGTCGGTGAATGGCCTGCCCCTGGAGGCGCTGACGGCGGAAACCAAGGAGCCTTACCGGGCGCTGTTTATTGGCCGGGTTCCCCGCTCTGACGGGTACGCGGACAGCCCCCTGATCGTGGAGCGCCTGCGGGAGGTCGGTGCAGGCATTCACGAGGAGATCACCATCCGGAACTATTCCTCGCAGGGGACCGAATGCATTGTTTCCCTCAGCGTGGAGTCGGACTTCGCGGATCTCTTTGAGGTGAAGGAGGCCCGTGTCCAGCGGCGCTGGGAAGAATCCCGCCGGCCCGAGGGCGACTCCCTGGTGATCAGGGCCGGCTGGCAGGACCTCGTTAAGAGCGTCGTCGTCAACGCAGCCGGCGCCGAGGTCACCGCCGATGCCCTTACTTTCCGGACGGTGGTCCCGCCGCGCGGTGCATGGAGCTCGCGGGTGAGCGTGGCACCTGCCGCCAACGGCCGCGGGGTCCCGCCGTCGTCGTTGGTCCGCCCAGCCGCCGGTGACCTTTCCCCGAGTGACCGCCGTCGGCAGGAATGGGTGGCCAAGATTCCCAAGCTGCACATGGGCAACCGGTCCATCGAGCGTACCCTGCGGCGCAGCTACGACGACCTCGGCGCGCTGCGCATTGAGGATCCCGACCATCCGGAGCGGATCGTGGTGGCTGCGGGTGCGCCGTGGTTCATGACGCTGTTCGGCCGGGACTCGCTGTGGGCTTCGGAAATGGCGCTGCCCGTGGACCCTTCCCTGGCCCTTGGCACCCTGCAGACGCTGGCCGACCGGCAGGGCAGAGTGGTGGATCCGATGAGCGAGGAGGAGCCCGGGAAGATTCTGCACGAGGTCCGGCTCGGTGTCTCCAGCGGGCTGGCGCTGGGCGGCAAATCCGCCTACTACGGCAGCGTCGATGCCACGCCGCAGTTTGTGATGGCACTAGGGTCGGTGAGCCGCTGGGGTTTCGCCCGTGACACTATCGCCGCCCTCCTCCCCCATGCCGACCGTGCGCTGGACTGGGTCCGGAGCTACGGTGACAAGGACGGCGACGGGTTTGTCGAGTATGAGCGCCTCAACGACCAGGGCCTCATCAACCAGGGCTGGAAGGACTCCTGGGACGGCATCAACTTCGCTGACGGGACGCTGGCCGAGCCGCCCATCGCGCTGTGCGAAGTCCAGGCGCTGGTCTACTCCGCGTACCTGTCCCGGGCGTGGATAGCGTACGACGCCGGCGACGCACCTTTGGCAGCCCGGCTCACCGAAGAGGCGGCGCAGTTGAAGAAGAAATTCAACGAAGAGTTCTGGCTGCCTGACCGCGGCTATTTCGCCGTCGCCTTGGACCGCGACAAGCGGCCCGTTGACGCGTGCGCGTCCAACATGGGGCAGTGCCTGTGGCACGGCATCATCGATGAGGACAAGGTGCCCCAGGTGGCCGAGCGGCTGATGTCCCCCCAGATGTTCAGCGGCTGGGGTGTCCGGACGCTGGGCACAGACATGGGCGCCTACAACCCGGCCAGTTACCACAACGGGTCAGTCTGGCCGCACGACAACGCCATCATCGCGGCGGGGCTGTTGCGCTACGGCTTCGTGGAGGAGGCGCAGCGGATCGCCACGGCGCTGCTCGAGGCGGCCGACTACACCGACGGGCGCCTGCCGGAACTTTTCTGCGGCTTCAGCCGGGACCAGGTCACCGAGCCGGTGCCCTATCCGACAGCGTGCTCCCCGCAGGCATGGGCTGCCACCACGCCAATCATGCTAATGACCAGCCTGATGCGGTACGACGCGCATGTGTCCCGGGGCGGCATGTGGATGGATCCGGTACTGCCGGCATCCTACGGCGATCTGCACATCACCAACGCGCCCATGGGCGGCGGCCGAATC
- a CDS encoding MFS transporter translates to MNPAARKVQRIYLTLTLGNTLAASFIWGINTLFLLDAGLSNLEAFAANAFFTAGMVLFEVPTGVVADGWGRRVSFLLGTATLSVSTFLYYLLWQISAPFWAWAVVSVLLGLGFTFFSGAVEAWLVDALHFSGYDGALETVLGRGQMVSGTAMLIGSVAGGVIAQATDLGVPFLLRVGVLLAMFVVALWLMHDVGFTPERSARPLQATRAVLSASIENGLKNPPVRYVMLSAPFTAGVGIYVFYALQPFLLELFGDRGAYAIAGLAAAIVAGAEVLGGWLAPRFRRLVRKRTTVLILSGAVSAVILVALGFTREFWLALVLLAVWALVAEVGTPVGQAYLNDMIDSRQRATVLSFASLTGSSGGVVVQPLLGRAADVYGYSASLAFSGVIQLAAVPFLYASRRQRAAADEAHGR, encoded by the coding sequence ATGAACCCGGCGGCCCGCAAGGTGCAGCGCATCTACCTGACGCTGACACTGGGCAATACCCTCGCGGCCTCGTTCATCTGGGGCATCAACACGCTCTTCCTCCTCGACGCCGGGCTCAGCAACCTCGAAGCCTTTGCCGCGAACGCCTTCTTCACCGCCGGCATGGTGCTGTTCGAGGTACCCACCGGCGTGGTGGCCGACGGCTGGGGGCGCCGCGTTTCCTTCCTGCTCGGCACTGCAACGCTGTCCGTCTCGACGTTCCTCTACTACCTGCTGTGGCAGATTTCCGCGCCGTTCTGGGCGTGGGCAGTCGTGTCCGTGCTGCTCGGCCTGGGCTTCACCTTCTTCTCCGGCGCGGTGGAGGCCTGGCTCGTGGACGCCCTGCACTTCTCCGGTTACGACGGTGCACTGGAGACGGTGCTCGGGCGCGGCCAGATGGTGTCCGGCACCGCCATGCTCATCGGGTCTGTCGCGGGCGGCGTCATCGCCCAGGCCACCGACCTCGGTGTGCCGTTCCTGCTGCGCGTGGGCGTTCTGCTCGCCATGTTCGTGGTGGCCCTGTGGCTCATGCACGACGTCGGCTTCACCCCCGAACGCTCGGCGCGTCCCCTTCAGGCGACGCGCGCCGTCCTGTCCGCCTCCATCGAGAACGGCCTGAAGAACCCGCCCGTGCGTTACGTGATGCTGTCCGCGCCGTTTACTGCCGGCGTCGGAATCTACGTCTTCTACGCCCTGCAGCCGTTCCTGCTTGAGCTGTTCGGCGACCGCGGCGCGTACGCCATCGCGGGCCTGGCGGCAGCCATCGTGGCAGGGGCCGAGGTCCTCGGCGGATGGCTGGCGCCGCGCTTCCGGCGCCTGGTCCGCAAACGCACCACGGTGCTGATCCTCAGCGGCGCCGTGAGTGCAGTGATCCTGGTGGCACTCGGGTTCACCCGTGAGTTCTGGCTGGCCCTGGTGCTGCTGGCTGTGTGGGCGCTGGTGGCCGAGGTGGGGACACCGGTGGGGCAGGCCTACCTCAACGACATGATCGACTCCAGGCAGCGGGCCACGGTGCTCAGCTTCGCCTCCCTCACGGGTTCGAGCGGCGGCGTGGTGGTGCAGCCGTTGCTGGGGCGGGCAGCCGATGTTTACGGCTACTCGGCGTCGCTGGCGTTCAGCGGCGTAATCCAGCTGGCCGCGGTGCCGTTCCTGTACGCCAGCCGCCGCCAGCGCGCCGCAGCTGATGAAGCACACGGCCGTTGA